A stretch of DNA from Strigops habroptila isolate Jane chromosome 1, bStrHab1.2.pri, whole genome shotgun sequence:
GTGAAAGCGTAGCCTCTAATGATTACATATTTCCTTACCCTTGGGTTCACACCTGAGCCAAATACATCAgcaaaatgatgttttcttttagtttgaTATTACTCCTACATTAACTGTTATATACATACTACTATTACATATATACTGATAGACAGAAATAAGGACAGCAATGTACAGCTCTgcagaatatattaaaattagTGAAGTGTAATTTGCAAATCCTAATATCTTAGAtttaaacatgcaaatattGATGTTGTCCTATCACTGGATGATTACATATGGAAACAGCCAAGTATTCTCCACTTTTATGCCCTTTTtctactgtttgtttttttttttagcatgtcAGCAAGTATTTGGATCTGTTTCTGTACACCAGTCTTAAGGCAAGCACCGAAACAGTGTAGTACACCTCCAATTGAGGCTTCCATAGTATGCAATATTATTCCACCACTGGTCTATGCAGAAATTGTGCAAAATATTGGAGCGAAATGTGTAAATTGTGGAATTGTGATGAAACTATCAAACATATTGGAAGGGgtgtattatttattatttggtTCATACTGTTCATATGCACAGTGTCCATGGTCCAACCTTGGAAATATTATCAGCTTTGTccaaaacatgtaaaataagCCACTTCAGTGCCAATATGTACTAGTTTTCTacaataaatacatacacataaaaaaggaatttaatacTCTGAATATTGAGAATATTTCTACAAATACTAAATTAGTGTCCAAGTGAGTTTGATAATTATTTCACCTTCTTTCACATCATTACTGCATCGCTTTTCTGCCCATCATTAAACACTAGGCTAAAGTTTCAGAATGGATACAATACCTGTATAACCACGTGcctttttacagcattttcatattctttataATAAAAAGTATGAACAAAATGCTATTACTGTGAAATACTTtgtatgaaataaatacaaagaaacaggTGAAAAAACTTTCCacacattttaagaaaacttaCCCAATTGACTGAATGCCATTTCTGTAAGACTTGATAAAGTaattcttccttccttgcctaGTGACATCAACCCAACCACCTTCATTGTCTAGGATGCCATAATGTATGGCAGCTTTACAAATACTGGATTGctgaaaaacagagcaagaaaagcagTTCCATGTCAGACAAAGCCACTATTTTActttgtaatttctttgtgaaaaacCAACTTAACAatcaaacaaccaaacaaccctcatcccccccaaaaaccaaaaccaaaaaccccaccaaaacccctcAGGGTTTAACTACAATGTGTCATTAAAACCTTGGTAGGTTTTAGATAGCTTGATACTGTCTATGTAGGTATTATTTCAGACGAAGAAAATACCACTTTGCCTTACTCGAAGGCAAACTATACTCATTTCTCGTATACTTGTTCACAGTAGCTGTCACTTCCTACACTGTTTTTCTAGTTCTACagaataaattatatattttcagCTACCATTAAGCTTACACAAGTAGGCCTATCTATCTTTCTTACTCAAATAATTCATATGAATGTACCCACaaattgctgcatttctttttaagttgcACCTTCACATATTTACATGCAAATATGTAGACACAAAAATTCTACTTCTGTGCATGTATAAGAAGTATAAAGTATATTTGGACAGTACATGCAGAATAGCAGATGCAAACTTAGATTGTCTGATGTGATCTTAAACATTTGGTATaggcttttatttttggtaAATATTGATTTCTTCAAAATCCATTCTTAATGTGTTTTTAACTAGTATTCCAACAGAGAGACATTTCATTAAGCATTCTACCAGTAGAGaatctacttttaaaatatttaccattTCATAATGCACACTTCCAATAACTTTGGCTTTGCTATCCAAACAGCCAGCAGGACATTCATacctaagaaaataaaatacaacttgGTCTAAAATCCTGGgattacaaaaaggaaaaatattccagCTCACAAACAAATAGAGCCTTTTAAAATAGTCTTAGAATGACAACTGTAAAATTTACCATACCTATTGCAAGTTGTTCCTTTGCACTGGTCTCTTAGCCTTACTTCACATGAAACAATCTGagctaaaacaagcaaaaagcaatTTCACTGCAATGAATTTGGTACTATATAATTCAAATCTGTTGACCACTTGCAAATCAGGTAAATTCCTTACACATTTGCTGTGTGcttattacttcatttttctcactgtcatcAGTGCCTGTGGAGCCTGAAGGTGAATGAGTTCTTGGCCGGCTTTGTGCTGTTGAATCCTGGGCTTTGGATTGCTGCTGTTCAATCTCATTGGTTTCCTCTTCTGGTTCATGGGGAGAATAAGGTCTTTCTGAATcctctgtttcagaaaacaggcaaaaaaaaaaatctcaggaaaaaagaaatcagtgtttgTGGAATGTAAATCCCTTACAACGTTTTGGTAACATGGTTTCGTCCTTGTAAAAAGGTGGATGAATAAAAgtaagaaagcaaggaaaacttTCCACTGCTTCATAAGATTAAAAGACCTCAAGATTAATAATACAACTCATGTCAGCACAACTGGAGTATGAAAATGCTCCTAACACTCTTGTTTTAGTGTCTTTATGCCATCAGAAAAACAATAGAACAAATATGGAATCTCTATTACACAATCAGAGGTTTTACCAAATTCATAGATGATAACTTGTAACTAAAGAAGCTGGTTTCATAAAAACGTACACCTGAAAATGAAGCCTTCTATTCcaacataatgaaaataatttcgAAATACTCATCACTGAATCAAAATTTCTCACTTAAGCAAAACCATAAGGAAGGAATTTGGTCACACTCATCCAGCTTTTATGGTCCATATGAACTTTCAAAAGTTATTAACAAAACCTGCTAAATTGTACACAgagtaaacaaaaaaagaatagcaGCTTCATAATATTTTGTGTTTCGATCCTATAGAGTATGAATTGCATTATGAAAATTGTAAGGAATTAATAATCATCCTAGCTGACATTTTAATTACTAATGTCTTCTTAGTCTTGTTCTTGATATTATAGTAATGCACATGGCTATGTCCCTGAGATAACGTTTACCTATAAAAAAATGACTGCACAGACTTCCACTATAATTACAGAAAGGCATACACATAGCATACAGAGACAGTCTACATGTTTGTGTACTAAAAGCCCTCAATCAGCACTTAAATCATCAGGAGTTCAGTACACTCCACTCCCTCTGGTGAAGTTTGGCCTCACATATCATAATTACACTATCTCATTCATCATAGAAAAAGTAGGCCCCTACCAGATCTTTGTGAACATGCATAATATATTCTATTCCACTAAGCATAATGAGggaagaaggcaaaaaaaaggttacatttctcttcccatttATACTTGTACTGTTGAAATAGAACATACCTCTGTAACACAGATTTTCTCTGCAACCTCCTCCAAAACTAGGCGGACAAGCAGAACAAGGGCGGCCAGGTTTATAAGGAGCATGACCCCACCAGTTACCCCTatacacaaacaaaagaaaataaaaaataagcaaaacatggcttaagaaataaataaatatatgaacATTAAACTGCATTTAGTATGTGGACAAATGACGAAAACCAGCAGACACTTAGACCGTAACATTGTTTTGATATTCACAAGTAACAAGTGGTAGtatgagaggaaatggcctcaagctgtaccatgggaggtttagattggatattaggaaaaatttcttcactgaaagggttgtcaagcattggaagaggctgcccagtgAAGGGGTTGAGTTCCTATCcttggaagtatttaaaaggtatgtagatgtggcacttagggacgTGGTTTAGAGGTGGACATGGCAGTGCTAGGTTATAGTTGAACTTGTTAATCaggaaggtcttttccaagctaaatTGTTCtctgattccatgattctaaacAAAATGCAcatgaagtaattaaaaagtCCGTGCAGCAAAAACTGAAGTACTGCATTAAACTGCTGTTACAATCTTTTTAGATTGGCATAGCACCTTAAGACTAAACTCCTCAATTACAAGAGATCAGGCTCTGCTTTCCTAAATGGAATATTCTATAGAATTTGATCTTAACCATGGGCTTCATGTTACACATTCCTTAAAGTCACAATGCagagatatatttatttttcagacaaataTCACACTACAACAAAGAACTCTGATGTTGTTGGATGCTAAAACACAGgccagaaaactgaaaatcagagGAGTATTTGTGCAGCCAAAAGCTGCACAAGCATTTGGAACAACGCTCTACTTTGTAAGAgtacaaaaaaatagaaaacccaGACTGATTTCCTTTCAGATTATTTCCTGTGTTACTGTAAGGTATCTTGCCCCCCTCAAGATATTTTTGGGTGTCAGCCTACTTACTTAGGAGAATAATTGCATACAAGATAGACTGCTTTTGGCCAAATCTGCCCCCAGATGTTCATGTTGTGACACAAATTAATTGCACAACCAATTCTGCTACTTGTAGCCCAAACAACCTATGGAAAAcgaaagagaaatacatttgaaaaccaAAGCTGATTAGATACAATCAATCAAAACTGTCTCTCAACTTCAACATATAAAACTCAAATCACAAAAGCAATGTTAAATTCAACTCTGTTATTAATGGGTTGAAGTGACCTAATTACAACTGTCAAAAGGCCATTAGGTTATATGCTtgttagaaagaaaagttttcgCTTCATAAAAATGATACGGCTCTCGTTTTACATAAATTGTCTAAGCATATATTTGAAAGTatagcaaaatatttacaaaacatgATCCAAAGAACTGATTCTTGGAATTACAATTAATAGATAATCATGAATTAGAAGTTAGGCCCCTATGCTCTGGAGCTCTCAGCACAACCTAAGGACCCAGGAGGGGTTTAAGTTGGTTAGACTGAGAGAACAGATGTTTGTCAGCAGTGAAAGTAGGTAACATAAATTATAAAGCTATTCAGAGAAACCACTAATATACCAGAAAGACTCAATACACGGATTTTAAATGAATATGCTTTCATGTCATTGTAATCTAAGGTGACTGTGCTCTTTCATCTGTTGAAACAATTTTCATTGCAGATCtcaaaataatctgaattaCAAAGTCTGGAATGTTAAAATTAGACAAATATGACAGGTGCTAAATTTGTATTAATTCAAGATAAGCCAACTGTGTAGTTTCAGCAACACTTAGAAGTTGAAAGTGATAGGTACTGTGAAGAATTAATACCACAAAGAACCATATACATGTATCATAGATCTCGCATGCAATTGATAAGTGTAATTACAggtatttttacagaaatggtaaataaatacatggaggtatttttgtcttaaaattacAAACAATTGTAAATTGCTCaagtaaacaaatatttaaaaattaatcatgtTGAAGTTTTCTAATATTATATTGAAAATTATATGCGGATTTTAGTATAATCCAAGGATCACGTGTTTACTATTCACTGAAAATATGATTAGTTCCCCTCTGGAAAAATTCAGGCTAGGTATGCAGATTTCAGAACTACCAAATAAATTGGTTCTTATGCAATTTCAAAATCTTGCTGAGGTTAAAGcaacaccttaaaaaaaacctgtttgatCTGAGGAATTCACCtaagaaaaccttttttctttttttaaaatgtgtgtttcttcAGCATACTACAGAAAGAAGTACCAACATACCAGCAACAGAGACTAGATTCCGTAAAGTGCACTGAGCAGTAACACTAATTTCAACACTGGCGATTGTGAGCATTTTCCTTAATCCTATTAAAGAAGTGGTATTTATGAGGATGGAATCTAAAGATTTGTATGATAACCCTACTCTATGTTACTGCTACCCAATCTTGTAACTACAGAGTCTAATAAACAGTAAGCCCCATTTGTGCTTTAGTGCTACGGTATATGCTGCAAGATTAATGTTCTACATTGTCATACAGTAACCTAACTGGAGGTCTTGACCACTCTTTTCCATAGCtgacaaaacccaaacccacctACATACCTGTGTGTAATGTGTACAAACAGGACCAGAGCATTTGTAAGGACAATATGGGTTGCATTCATGAGGATGGGGATACGTGAAATCTCTCACTTCATCATACCATGCTTGAACATGAAATGTTGGAGGTCTGTACCTATGAAAGCCAGTAGTAGTCTATTAGATCATTCAAAAGTTTTAGCTTCTATTATTCTTCCTTTAAGTAACAAGCAAATTTTGttaatttctaaaaaatatAGTATGAAACAGCATCTTAAACTACCTTCCCCAGTGTGCACCCAAATTCTGTCCAATTGATGGAAGAAGGCTTGCAGGCCCATGCTCCCATAGACAGGTTTCAGCCCATGATTCTGCAGATCTCTCCAGTTCCGTGTCCCATGTCTgaaatttgaaaggaaagaaaggtaCATCTTCTTAGGAACATGTATCTcctactttaaaaacaaaacaaaacaaaacaggactgtccatttttaaagcttctgttaCCAGggcagaagaataaataaaaaggtacGACTTGACAATTGTTTGCCCAATTTGTGttacataagaaagaaaaaacgttttcatcaaaatgaaaaaaaaaaagttttaatcCCTTCATAGCAGTTCCCTTAGAAAGCATGTGCAGCCATGCTGCAATGAATAAAGCACAAATATGAAACCGAAAGGCTTAGTTCAACTTTCCAAGCTAAATTAAGtgcattttctgtcttgtgAGAGTTCTTTTTAGT
This window harbors:
- the CRISPLD1 gene encoding cysteine-rich secretory protein LCCL domain-containing 1 isoform X2, whose amino-acid sequence is MKYVVQEWLRITTLLFIAQALSAVVLPNATLLEELLEKYMDEDGEWWIAKQRGKRAITDSDMQSILDLHNKLRGQVYPPASNMEYMTWDTELERSAESWAETCLWEHGPASLLPSIGQNLGAHWGRYRPPTFHVQAWYDEVRDFTYPHPHECNPYCPYKCSGPVCTHYTQVVWATSSRIGCAINLCHNMNIWGQIWPKAVYLVCNYSPKGNWWGHAPYKPGRPCSACPPSFGGGCRENLCYREDSERPYSPHEPEEETNEIEQQQSKAQDSTAQSRPRTHSPSGSTGTDDSEKNEVISTQQMSQIVSCEVRLRDQCKGTTCNRYECPAGCLDSKAKVIGSVHYEMQSSICKAAIHYGILDNEGGWVDVTRQGRKNYFIKSYRNGIQSIGKYQSANSFTVSKVTVQAITCETTVEQLCPFQKPASHCPRVYCPRNCMQANPHYARVIGTRIYSDISSICRAAVHAGVVRDRGGYVDVMPVDKRKVYVSSFQNGIYSESLQNPPGSKAFRVFAVV
- the CRISPLD1 gene encoding cysteine-rich secretory protein LCCL domain-containing 1 isoform X1, with protein sequence MKYVVQEWLRITTLLFIAQALSAVVLPNATLLEELLEKYMDEDGEWWIAKQRGKRAITDSDMQSILDLHNKLRGQVYPPASNMEYMTWDTELERSAESWAETCLWEHGPASLLPSIGQNLGAHWGRYRPPTFHVQAWYDEVRDFTYPHPHECNPYCPYKCSGPVCTHYTQVVWATSSRIGCAINLCHNMNIWGQIWPKAVYLVCNYSPKGNWWGHAPYKPGRPCSACPPSFGGGCRENLCYREDSERPYSPHEPEEETNEIEQQQSKAQDSTAQSRPRTHSPSGSTGTDDSEKNEVISTQQMSQIVSCEVRLRDQCKGTTCNRYECPAGCLDSKAKVIGSVHYEMQSSICKAAIHYGILDNEGGWVDVTRQGRKNYFIKSYRNGIQSIGKYQSANSFTVSKVTVQAITCETTVEQLCPFQKPASHCPRVYCPRNCMQANPHYARVIGTRIYSDISSICRAAVHAGVVRDRGGYVDVMPVDKRKVYVSSFQNGIYSERYRAQFQRLHFTLHLDKIYKVLLCVCLYPGQC